The Macadamia integrifolia cultivar HAES 741 chromosome 4, SCU_Mint_v3, whole genome shotgun sequence genome contains the following window.
CCATTCTTACGAGAAAAGGGATTGTGAGGTTGTTTTCAACCTCTCAAACCGTGAAACGAGGGAAATCTCTAGGCGGTAACCACGGGAGACAAAGCCGAAggaggagatttttttttttttttttgaggctGAAAGCTCTAGCGAAAGCCAACCAgaagatcatcttcttcttcgatcAATCAGTATATCAGAAGTATATCAATCTTCGATTGATCAAGCAGTAGccggtcttcttcttctttgattgatCAAAACATCAATCAATAGGGTATCATAATACCAACACAATCAGCAGGGTATATCATCTGAGCGGATGATAGCAGCCGCAGCAGTTGATATTAGCTTCACAAAATAGCAGTAGGGTATCAATAGCAGCAGTAGGGTATTCATGGCGGTTTGAGTTACCCCCCATACAATGACAACTCGGTTACTTCTAGTTGGGGTTCTGAGTTCCCGATTGAGTCAGATCTCATTTGGACCATCAGAATTGAAGCATTCCCTATCTCAGATTTCGATAGCAGTAATCAGAAATAAAGTACATCAATCTTCAGCAAACGATTGCAGCAATTGATAATCAATCAGAAGTTGCAGTAGCAGCATGGGGATGAATCGAGTCATGTATGATTCATCATCAAAGTACGTCGAACTTCATTGAATTACGAAACCTAGTTCATCTTCTATCAACTGGTTTCACAAAGAGAAAAGGGCAGCATAGCATAGGTGGCTGTACGCCacaaaccagaaaaccttagGACTCTCAAATCAGATATCAAGGTGAAACAGGTACTGGTTACAGCTCCGATACCATGTAGTAAAACAGGATCTGAAACCAGTACCTGCAAAGtagaagagagagtgagagagaacaatgggagagaggatgtgTTGAACCAGGATAGACTCAGCTTGTTTGCTATTGAAGCTTCCCAACCTTTATTTATAAGACCTGCTATTACAAGTAGACAAAGTAGGAATCCTGTCGTGACTAACTACCAATATAGTAAAGTATCACATGGTATTGGACAATAATACCACTGCAGCACAGGTACACAACTTTcacattttcttattttacttcGATAAACTTGTgtatttcctcttcttttttccccaTTGTTCATGTTGGATTGATATGTCAGGAAGATACCACACAAGCTTGTCAATAAACAATGTAACAATTATCTTTTTCCTAATTGACAAATCTATGTCAAAATACTCCCCACCTTGGGTGAGAGTAGAAGAATTAAGATACTAGAGGTGAGTGGGGAAGAGAATTTCTGGTTTGGATAGGTGACCACCCATTTTTAGTTTGATAACCTTGCTGCAATTCTCTTCATAGTTGACCATATGCActtaaatataatttattttcttatttttcttctatgaAGCTGAAAATATACCCATATGTGTTTCTTCCATTATGTTGACCTTGTGCTCCTCTCCTGGACTCTGGGAATTGAATGTTCAATGTtaagaggaaagagaatttCCTTTTTGCATATGAAGCCACCTGTTTCTGGTTGGACAGACATTCAAAAAGTTTCTTTGTTACGTGTGATATCTCTGCAGGGACTCCAGCTGCTGAAGGCTTGACTGCAAAATGTGCTGACATTTTTGCAAGGAAAAGTTCAAGTGGATTGAGAGGTACAGGATGGGTAGATGATAGATGTTCACTATTGTCAGAAGGTACTGCTAGAGTAACTCCCAACTTTTCAAGACCAGAAGTCTTGGGTCCTGCTTCAATGATCCAAGAAGCCCATTTCTCTAAAGAACCATCTTCAGCATCAGACATGAAAACCTGGAGTAGCCTTTTTCCTGATATTACTTCCTATGAGAGGTGCTTCACACAACTTGATTCATGTACAACTGATCCTGCAGTTTCATATGCATCTGTTATAAATTCTAACCCAACACTATGCTTTGGAGCAAGGGCCAGTGGAACAAATGTGTCAGCTCTATTGACGAGTCCATCAAGAAATGTGAGTTTCAGTCAGCAGCCTGGGGATTCATTTGACAATGATGAATCTGCTGGGAGTATTACCTCCAACATAAAGCAGCCTTTCATCCAGACAAGTTACAACGGTGAAGAAGCTTATGGTCATACATGTGTTGGTAGAAATGATTATGTTGTTGATCCTTTTTCAGTAAAAACAGATGCGCCATCTAAACAGAAATCTCTTGTTGTCGATTCAATAGATCGGTTGAAGGGAAAATCTGAACTTCACGCCAATCATTTCAAACTCTCTGATGCTTGCAACGTAGTATCTGAAGGTTCTGGAACAGCTGATTCTGCTAATAGATCTTCAGACACTTTTGATCAGTTTAACCCTGCTGTGGATTCCCCCTGTTGGAAAGGTGCTCTATCATCTCATCAATCTCCATTTGGAGTTACTGAAGTGATGTCTCCATATTTTCCTGTAAAGGAGTTTGAAGGATGTAATGGTTCAAATCTTGGAGGGCCTCATATTCTTGCTGTCAATACTGATGAAGCTGTAGCTGTTTCGTTGCAAGGGGACTTGATACCCAATGAAAAAGCAATTGGTGAAGATTGTTTATCACCCTCGTCTAAGGGATTGTCATCAGTTGGTAATTTTTCATCTGTGGAATATGGATTAAAAGATTCTGTCAAAGCAGCACCTTATCATTCAAAAGTGAACATTGAGAATGAGACACTATGTTCTGATGGCAAGCAAGAACCGACTCAACCAAGAAAAGAACATGGTTCGTCGATCTACTCAAAAAGAATCTCGGAACTCAAACCTTCTCACATGAAGCAAATTAGACATTGGAATAACATTACAACGTCGGCAGAACTTCCTACCTCAGAGGCAACAATGGTAAATTTTGGAATGGATATCAAGAATTCAGCACAGGATGGGCCATCTTGTGTGCAATTCCATGCCGTGGAACATGCCTCAAGTTTACCTTTCCCTGCAGCTAGTGTTCCTGTTGGGCTTGTTAAACAAGTTGGAGGAGCATCTGACACCGAAGCTGATGGTCTAGTTGCAAAAAGCAATATTAGGCTGCTGGTTAATGCTATGTGTAACTTATCAGAATTACTTCTTTCTAGTTGTTTTAGTGATGTAGAGGCATTGAAGGAACAAGATCATGAGGCTCTTCAGCATGTAATCAACAATCTTGATGCATGTCTCTCAAAGAAGGTTGGATTAATTAGACCATTGCCCCAATTTCCTGAGTCAAGCACTTGCTGCCTTCGAAATCTACCTGATCCTCAAAAGGTATAATGCCTTGTTTTTATTCAGTTGTGCTGCTGGAATTAGTAATAGATCttgttctttgaaaaaaaaaaaaaaaataggggatggtaaaaattatttgttgatacCTTATGACTAAGCTTGATTTTTACTGGGACAGCAACTCAAAAGTCAACAGATTTTGAATCTATGGTCCAAGGTTTATAAATGGCAATAGAGACAATAGATACATTGTTACCTTCCTTGAGAATTGCTCTTTTCAGTAAACAAACAGTGAAAATCATTACTTTATCAGTGCAGTTGATGCTGTTCCCAGGACAAGTAGTCGTTTGACACCACTAGCAATGACCTTACTGTGTATAGTCGTTTTGTTTCAATTGATAATCACTTACTGCTCAAGCATCAAATTGGTGGCTGAGAAGCCCACAGTGTTAGTGTTATTAATAGGTCATCTTTGTTTCTAGATTCTGTTCTGGTTAACCTTCAAAGTGTAATAAAACCTCAAAATTCTTAGGAACCAACAGATTAGAATCTTGTATTTCCCCTTCTTGACCAAAGAAAAAATTGCTTCAATCTAGGTGATTGCAGTAACATATTTTATTTTCGTTGGCAGATCTAGACATTTTCAGTATTTTAAAAATTGCTTCAATCTAGGTGATTGCAGTaacatcttttattcttgttggCATATCTAGACATTTTCAGTAAGTTTTTTTAAAGAATATCTACACTTCTCTCTACTTtgatttctgtttctaaaatgCCTTGGAAGAAATTTATTGGAGTTGTTGAAGTGCTTTGAATTAAAGGCATTGTTTGTGCTCATGCATGGTATTATAAAATATGAATTCTGAGGTTCAGTTCAGTAATCTATATGTTGTATTCTTGGTTGTGTTATGTACAGGCTACCAACTGTCAATGGTGTTCTAGGGTATTCTAGTTGGGCAATTTTGTgatttctttttatattattttctatttctatttcccTTTTGGAGGTTGGAGGGTTGAAGGCTGGGGTTTTGTGGAGTGGTACTTGTCCCCTTCTCTTCTCATAAGTTATGCGTTCGACTATTGTCAATATTTGTATAAAGCTGAGCAGTATTCTCTTCAGGTCTCTGGGACATGCAGATCCCAGGTCAATAGTGTAGAGGCAGTCAATGTACATAGTCAGAATGACCTCGAGGGGAAAATGCATTCTTATGTTTCCAACAagcaaggtaataaattggaGGATTTTGTTTCTATGGAGGATGAGAAAGGCATTGAGATAGATCATGACATGACCCAGGTATGCTCTGGTTTCTGGTTACACGCCAAATTTCATACTAGGCTTCTAGTTCTTTCTATTGATGTGGGGAAAAAGGTCATTTCCTCCTGTCATGATCTGTAGGCTATTAAGAAAATTATGAAGGAGAAATTTGACAATGAAGAAACTCATCCACAAACAATATTATTTAAGAATTTATGGCTCGAGGCAGAAGCTGCATTGTGTTCTATCAAATATAAAGCCCGCTATGCCCGCTTGAAAACAGAGATGGAGAAATGCAACAGAGACCAAGAGAAAGGTAAGCTACCGGTCTTTAACCTTGATTTCCCTGTGCTCTTGATGTATAGGTTCTCAGGTATCGCTTATTTAATTGTTGTCTCTGTGGCAGGAAAGCCTATTGATACTGGGGTACATTTGAACCCTAAGGTTTCTCATGAACCAACGGTTGATGACATGTTAATACAGGAGATTGAGGAGAATGCAGTTCCAGATAAATCTACTCAGGAGACTCCAACAGGTATTGCTGGTCAGGCTGAGGATGTGGAGACTTGTGTTACCAATCAGGCTGAGGACATCGAGGCTTCTGTTGCCAGTAAGGCTGAGGACATGGAGTCTTCTGTTATGGCCAGGTTTAATATTCTGAAATGCCGAGTTAACAAGAGTAGTTCCATGAATAAAGGGCATCTGCTGGATTCAACTGGCATTGGAGCCCATCCAGGAAAAGTGGAGACAGTGTCTAGCCCATGTCACAGTGGAACAAAAAACATTAGGATGAGCACCCAACCTATAAAGATAGTTGACGTGGGTTTTTCAGATAGGAGAAAGCCTTGGCCATTTATAAGAGACAGATCAGAAGGTGGATGTCTGGAAGTGGCAATTAAACCTGACTTGCAGCATGAAGGAACAAATTGCAGTAAAGTGaaaattggattggattcaGTTGTTCCTGAGCAGCAAGTCACAATGAAAGAGTTTGGGGTTTGTGTTTCTGATGAGCTGATCAATACTTTTATGCTAAACAGGGAAGGGAGTCAGTGCGCAGGTGGTGGATTTGATAGCCCATCGTCTGATTGGGAGCACGTACTGAAAGAGGAGCTGAAGTGGCAGAACTGACAGCCAATCCCCAATCAAAGTGTTTCAAACAATAGGAGTTAGATGGGAGGCTTGAACTCGATTGGGTGTGAATATTGTTGAAGTATATATCTGTATAAAGCTTTTAAAACCTGTATGCATTTGAACTTCTGGAGCATATGGCTTCCACTTCCTATGAACTTTATTTGCTTTGTTCGAGTCAAAACTTGGTTTTGCTATTGGCGTTCTGGATTATGTAGCCGCTGGCACTGAGTACTGTGAGTTTGTGTGGTTCTTCAAGTAAACTCAACAggattttctttctccatttacTACACATGTGATTGGTGTGCTGTGCCTCAGATTTTTGATTCATTCCTAAATTCATTACTCCCCCCTCAATCTCAGATTCACAGTGGTAAGTTAGCTAAGTAATTTAGTCCATATGAGTCCTGGCCTCCTAGGAGGTGTAGTGGTAGTAGGAATGCCAAGCCTAATGAGGCCAATGCCTGGTGAGGCCAATGCCTGGTAAGGCCTAATTGCCCATTCGAGGATGATTGATGGTGATGGCGTTCCTGTGAGAGAGATTGGATTTGGGATAACGGTGGATCTTAATGTCCTCTTCTTTTCAGGGCTTGAAATTACAATGACAATTGGAAGTTTAGGAGAAATGGCCTTAACTCATGGTCAATTGGCGAACATCACATAAGCGCTGCGGCAGggtaaattaaattaaaaaaaaaaagtgaagtgTGTTGTAGGTTCATCTAGTTGAGGTGATATTgaagcaatatatatatatatatatatataaaatatgatGATTGTGAGTCTAAGTTCCGTCATTCTTGGAAGAAGGAAAAACCATGTAAGgggttaaataaataaatggttggactagagagagaaagagagatatgtATACATTGTCGGAGTCGGGGCTGCCAATGTCTTGCTGGTTTGGTGCCAATGGGACAAGAAGTGCCCCACTCCCCTCACCACACCACACCCCGCCATTTAGGGTTcttgtaataaataaataattaattgacGGGGTCAGAAGAATGGGAATACCCAGTAGCCAGTACTAGCTTGGAAGTACGAAACATCATTGTCCCACTTATTTACACGTGGGTTCTTAAAATTATTTCTAATTAACATTTATATTCCCCActtccctccttccttccttccttccttccttttaAATAAATATTCGATCACTACTCACTAATTAGTAGTGTTTAGTGGTTGCTGGGAGGTAATCAGCAATTAAGAGtcctatgtatatatatatatatatatattgccttaattatatatattcatgaagaagagaaaagatgatCATCAGAAGCAGACTAGCTAGAAAGAAAGCTATCCCTGAGATAGAGTTCAGTCCGGAATGTGTTTGTatatatgtatcttaaattgaATTAATAGAACTATTTCAGGACATCAATTCAAATAGAAATCTCTGAAATTCAACCTAGCTACTGGTAAGATTTTAAGTATGAAAGCTAGCAAAGTTATAAGAAAGAATGATGAGGTCCACTT
Protein-coding sequences here:
- the LOC122076983 gene encoding uncharacterized protein LOC122076983 isoform X2, producing MFNVKRKENFLFAYEATCFWLDRHSKSFFVTCDISAGTPAAEGLTAKCADIFARKSSSGLRGTGWVDDRCSLLSEGTARVTPNFSRPEVLGPASMIQEAHFSKEPSSASDMKTWSSLFPDITSYESGTNVSALLTSPSRNVSFSQQPGDSFDNDESAGSITSNIKQPFIQTSYNGEEAYGHTCVGRNDYVVDPFSVKTDAPSKQKSLVVDSIDRLKGKSELHANHFKLSDACNVVSEGSGTADSANRSSDTFDQFNPAVDSPCWKGALSSHQSPFGVTEVMSPYFPVKEFEGCNGSNLGGPHILAVNTDEAVAVSLQGDLIPNEKAIGEDCLSPSSKGLSSVGNFSSVEYGLKDSVKAAPYHSKVNIENETLCSDGKQEPTQPRKEHGSSIYSKRISELKPSHMKQIRHWNNITTSAELPTSEATMVNFGMDIKNSAQDGPSCVQFHAVEHASSLPFPAASVPVGLVKQVGGASDTEADGLVAKSNIRLLVNAMCNLSELLLSSCFSDVEALKEQDHEALQHVINNLDACLSKKVGLIRPLPQFPESSTCCLRNLPDPQKVSGTCRSQVNSVEAVNVHSQNDLEGKMHSYVSNKQGNKLEDFVSMEDEKGIEIDHDMTQAIKKIMKEKFDNEETHPQTILFKNLWLEAEAALCSIKYKARYARLKTEMEKCNRDQEKGKPIDTGVHLNPKVSHEPTVDDMLIQEIEENAVPDKSTQETPTGIAGQAEDVETCVTNQAEDIEASVASKAEDMESSVMARFNILKCRVNKSSSMNKGHLLDSTGIGAHPGKVETVSSPCHSGTKNIRMSTQPIKIVDVGFSDRRKPWPFIRDRSEGGCLEVAIKPDLQHEGTNCSKVKIGLDSVVPEQQVTMKEFGVCVSDELINTFMLNREGSQCAGGGFDSPSSDWEHVLKEELKWQN
- the LOC122076983 gene encoding uncharacterized protein LOC122076983 isoform X1 yields the protein MFNVKRKENFLFAYEATCFWLDRHSKSFFVTCDISAGTPAAEGLTAKCADIFARKSSSGLRGTGWVDDRCSLLSEGTARVTPNFSRPEVLGPASMIQEAHFSKEPSSASDMKTWSSLFPDITSYERCFTQLDSCTTDPAVSYASVINSNPTLCFGARASGTNVSALLTSPSRNVSFSQQPGDSFDNDESAGSITSNIKQPFIQTSYNGEEAYGHTCVGRNDYVVDPFSVKTDAPSKQKSLVVDSIDRLKGKSELHANHFKLSDACNVVSEGSGTADSANRSSDTFDQFNPAVDSPCWKGALSSHQSPFGVTEVMSPYFPVKEFEGCNGSNLGGPHILAVNTDEAVAVSLQGDLIPNEKAIGEDCLSPSSKGLSSVGNFSSVEYGLKDSVKAAPYHSKVNIENETLCSDGKQEPTQPRKEHGSSIYSKRISELKPSHMKQIRHWNNITTSAELPTSEATMVNFGMDIKNSAQDGPSCVQFHAVEHASSLPFPAASVPVGLVKQVGGASDTEADGLVAKSNIRLLVNAMCNLSELLLSSCFSDVEALKEQDHEALQHVINNLDACLSKKVGLIRPLPQFPESSTCCLRNLPDPQKVSGTCRSQVNSVEAVNVHSQNDLEGKMHSYVSNKQGNKLEDFVSMEDEKGIEIDHDMTQAIKKIMKEKFDNEETHPQTILFKNLWLEAEAALCSIKYKARYARLKTEMEKCNRDQEKGKPIDTGVHLNPKVSHEPTVDDMLIQEIEENAVPDKSTQETPTGIAGQAEDVETCVTNQAEDIEASVASKAEDMESSVMARFNILKCRVNKSSSMNKGHLLDSTGIGAHPGKVETVSSPCHSGTKNIRMSTQPIKIVDVGFSDRRKPWPFIRDRSEGGCLEVAIKPDLQHEGTNCSKVKIGLDSVVPEQQVTMKEFGVCVSDELINTFMLNREGSQCAGGGFDSPSSDWEHVLKEELKWQN